The nucleotide window TTGGTTTACAGTCCCAACCCACTTGGGATGTTTtgtgcttctatttgttctagtgaacagtttcccagtgtgattacaatgttgagttgtaaagtacaaaaacaaacaacattttttctttttttttttccagataaggtttctttgtggctttggaggctgcctggaactagctcttgtagaccagcttggtctcgaactcagagagatctgcctgcctctacctccttagtgctgggattaatggcgtgtgccaccaacccccagctaaaCAGACAAATTGCTAAGTAATTGCCTGGGCAGGGAAATATTGTCCCCCCCTTCATATATCTGCAAGGATTCTAGGTTACTGCTTGAATTGCCTCTGgaaactgtgcaaatatttgtgggtctagagaagcagaggcaagcagaactaagaggtggaggacagccttgtctacagagcacgttgcaggtcagccaaggctacagaaatatcttgtctctaatttaataTCCCCACCTCATCCAAATATGTGtcctctgcccttattttaatctgtagtttCACACTTTGGCCAGTTTCTGGGAGTCTTCTTACACTGAATGACTGAAATGTTCAGTATTCAATTTAtatggagttccagggcagccttgactgttactcagagaaaagcaaaagccacacacaaagtaatgtctctcaagtgctggatcacagctgtcTGAAGGAATAAAATtcctggtggcctccattctGATACTGCAGCTATGCTCAGCACCCAATATCTAAGTATGGTTTTGTGAGTTGAAGCGCTGCCATCCTACTGTGTGTCATTTTGTGCAGGTCTATTCCAAACAGCCTGTGGACAAACATGGGACTATCAGTATGGTGactacaaagacagcatcatggtaccctgccttttagtctgtctgtcttccttccttccttcctcccttccatcctttctagatttatttattacgtatacattgttctgcctacatggcagaagagggcaccagattgaattgtagatgactgtgagccaccatttcattgctgggaattgaaatcaggaccactggaagagcagtcagtgctcttaacctctgagccatctctccagccacacagcctgtttttcatctctccagctccatagtctgtttttcaaatattgttttcattagttctgtatAGAGAGCTTCCTGCTCTTCaacagggccagagttcagtttcacatacaaccatttttaactccaAGTCCAAGGCATCTGCTCTCCTTTTCTGGCCAATATCAGCTGAATGCatgtggacacatacatacatacatacatacatacatacatacatacatacacgcacacacacacacacacacacacacacacacacacacacacacacacacacacacagacaattaACCGTTAAcatgtccattgtttgtttgtttggatttttccaacagtgtttgtctgtgttatcttggctgtcctggaactcaatctgtagaccaggcttgcattgaactcccagagttctgtctgcctctgcctcccaagtgctgggattacagggttgtaccaccaatgcccaggctgctgccagtgttcttaactactgagccatcactctagtcACAACAATACAAATCTCAAGGGCAAGGGCAATGGAGAttaaccaaggagaaaggctttttctgccGTGTTTTGAACCAGGAGAGCAGTGATCTCAAGGTGGCCTCAGACTTATAGACGTACTGTCTGTCAGAGCCCAGAGCTTCATCCTCACTCAAGGTCatagagttcaaaactgtccctagtcttccaaggttaaagtcataaggtCTAATgcatggctactataggatgtttgatgttagtcttgaatgtcttacctaaataactaCAGACCTGGTCTCaagtgtggttactcttgaccctcatggCCCATGAGGAGAAGTTGAGTCTCAGGTATTgttatcaaatgtttggtggattaaggtagaaagtgtgtttgttccttatacatgatacaGAAGTctttttgccatgttccccttttggttggggtacttaagaatgctgaagaataaaTTCGGAAGTCCAGTATTCATgcactggattgccctcttgactctatcctgtgtctcgtTTTCTGAAGGGtatttacctgccatttctcaatctattCACCCACTCAGGTATGAtcctggcaagttggctggatcccactgaatcATAACATGGATTGATTATGACAACTGTGCAattcagaaacacaggtaaatgcaaaCACTTAAACACTAATTTCAGTGTTGGAACTTACAGCCCTGAGAATGCTAGGAAAGGAGACACTCTACTGCCAAACCATcctcctagctcacattttcaggtgGGGCCTCACCAAGtttcccaggctgcccttgaacctagaattctcttacttcagcttcctgtgaagctgggatctagctagtggttttgtttgtgcttttgctcTATGGTGTGCTTTGGAGGCCCGAGATCAAcctgtagatgttttcctttcaaCCCACGAGGGTTTtgatggtgaagcctgtcatcaagcttggcagtagatgcttTAACCTGCTACACAAGCTCTCCAGccagttagttttgttttaggatgagtattttgcacacaaGCATGTCTGAACCTCATCTTTCAGTTCCAATGGAGGTCACCAGGGGTGAtttgatctcctggaactggagttggatcctctggaacaggtTTTGAGCCACAGAgtgggatctggaaactgggacctctgcaagagcaacaaatgccctaccctctccagcctcctaacTCCCAATTttcagtttgcttgttggagacagggtctctctgatgCCTTGGCTGGCATGGAATTGTTATGCCAAGTTCGTGAGATCTCAAAAAGAGGccaccaaggagctgactcactgatgcaaatACATGCCTCACTTGTGACAGTTTTTGAAGGAAGTAAGGGCAAGAAGGGTGGTGTGTGCCTTGGTTGTTCAGGATTGGTTAAGAGTAGGTGACTTAGGCCGGGTGGAGGTGGCAGCAGCCTTGGCTGGCGTGGAAttcttagagatctacctgcctctaccttccatgtgctgggatcaaatatGTTCCCCACCACTCTGGGCTCCTTACTCCCATTCTTAAGTGCCTTtagatattaataaataaaaaaaacaggaaaCTCCTAGTTATATTCTCATTTACAGATGCAGATAGCATGGTGTGGAAAGcatgtccagtgggtaaataTCAGACTTAGAACTCCCGGATCCCAGCTGAGAgtggtttcatttaaaagaacaagagagggctTGGGGGTtggagcaatggctgctcttctagatgtcctgagttcaattcccaaccaccacagagtgcctcacaaacatctataaaaaGATTTGGTGCCTTCGTCTTgtttacagacatacatgcaggcggaatactgtgtacataataaataaatatttataagtatATAGCTATGTTGGAACACAGCacccatgaggtctctaagagttgttttccagcagaaccacaggtacctcctgttttcctgacctcaccccactgtgatcaatatcctgttgtgaaccctttgacctggggtttttgtaagtttgtatataagacTGCTCCACAATacaggtgagagacattctctcagaaaatgaccaggagtcttgtggttcattcaaatctccaggctttcacccaatactctgacttagtggccaagagcagccacataGCAAAAGGcgagcagtggtggcccacaccattttaatcccagcactcaagaggcagaggcaggaagatccctgtgagttggagaccaacctggtctacaagagctagttccaggacatcctccaaagccacagagaaacccttcctcgaggaaaaaaaagcaaaagaacaggaagtaaatttaaaCTGAGCAGCACTGTTGTGAAGCAGGGTGAGTCTGAAAGTATAGCCTGTATAGTAACAGAAACCTAATATCCCAATAGCAAGAGCTGGAGatttggttcagtggttaagactgctcttctagaggagccaagtttggttcctaagtTTGTTTTAGTtggttcacaacatcctgtaactgatactcccaggcatctgatgccatcttctcctctgtgcacactgcaagcCCAGATGTACATACtcatagatgaaaataaaatgcccaaattaataaatgcctTATTCCCCAAGCAGTTTCTAAACAACCCCAAGGTTTGTCaactgtgtgtgtaggtgtgtgtgtgtgtgtgtgtgtgtgtgtgtgtgtgtgtatgcacacatgtatttatttatgtgtctgtatgcctAATGGGGGGCTAATTTTTGGTGGATTCTTTTCTATCTCCACTTATGTGTGGAGTTATTGCAGCAAGTGGTTAGCATGGGGGCATGAGCAGGAACTTGAgatacaacattttctttttttgtttttttgagacagggtttctcgttgtaacttttggtgcctgtcctgaagcttgctgtgtagaccagggtaacatggaactcacagacatcctcctgcctctgcctctcaagtgcaaggattaaaggctCCAGCCATCACTCCCTGGCTCAAATGTTTATGTGTTTCCTGCATTTAGAATGAAAATAGTCAtagttgttttctgttctgttttttgaagtaGCATCTCCCATATCCCACACTGGCCTGATAGTAGCTataaagctgaggctggccttaaaatttctacttaagcagCCAGTGTGTAGTGGTTCATGACTCCATTAGCATCCCCACGCTACTCCTGTCACCCTCctcctaagcaaaacactcaccacagcttCTGGAGTCTGCAGGCTGGATGCCTCAAGCCTTCCCCCAGCAGCCAcaggcccctgtctcccaagttgtTGAAGCTCATGTCCAGTTTTCAGAGGCAAGAGTTGAGTTGGAAGACATGGGCAATCCATCTGCATGCGTCTGAGCCCAGCTGGCAAATGCCCAACCTAGAGGAAGGAATGGCCAAGGTGAGTTTGTCCcgtgccttttggttaggtcaccAGTGCTGGGCTTCCATGCCAAATTCATATGCTGGGTGCAGCGGTATGTCCTTGCCCACCTTTGagagagacaaggggagaaggcagagaggaaggcaagacagaAAGCAAGGGACAGGCAGCTCGCCATTGGTTGTAACTCCAATCCTAGGCAATGTAAtcttgtcttctggactctgtgggtaccaggcaagaTCTTGGtcaaaagcatacatgcaggcagaaagccacatctgtcaaattttgtaatttaaaaaagaaaaaaggggctgtggtggtgtacacatttaaccccagtgctcaggaggcagatgcaggggcatagctgtgagtttgaggccagcctggtctacagagcaagttccaggacattcagggctgttacatagagaaaccttgatggttaaTTGTTGCAGGAGCCAGTTGTGGGTAGTATATCCCTGGGCCAGGATGGCTGGTCCATATAAAAGCAGCTAGCAGACCAAGCTACAGGGAACCAACCAGTAAACAGcaaatttctttggtttctttactgtttcaGGCTTCTGCTTTGGTTTCCCTCAGCGAAGATCTATATAACCTGTaggataaaataaactcttgcttcctGAAGTCACCTTTGTTCATGTTgttcatcacagtaacagaaagccaagtagaacAGAGGGTACACTTTGGTCAGTGCtatttgttctgagacctgaaTGATTAACCAATCCACCCCCCagaaaaacgtgtgtgtgtgtgtgtgtgtgtgtgtgtgtgtgtgtgtatgtatgtatgtatgtatgtatgtatgtatgtatgtgtgtatgcatgtatgtatacagtgttctgctggcatatatgcctgcaggccagaagagggcacaagatctcattataaatgattGTGAAccgtgagtcatcatgtggtccCTGgaaattgaagtcaggacctctggaaaagcagccagtactctcaaacactgagctgtttctccagcacctCCCCTGGAAACTAAATGTACAGCAGAACAGAAGAGCCGTTTCAGTGGTGTCAGTGATGTGTGTGTAAAGACCCTGTGGCAGAAAAACTTGACAGTAAGATTCTGTAGCTAGAGCTGGTGAGGAAATCGCTGGGCCCATGGCCTCCatggacagagaagacaggacaAGCATGCTCAATCAGGAACTCCACTCACCAGAGGGTCTGCAGTTTGCAGTCTGGGTACCTGAGGCCCTCACACCGCAGAAGTGCCCCGGGATCACCAAGGTCTTTTAGTTCCTTGTCCAGTTCAGTTAGGGTCTGGttcaggctgaggctggaggccagATCTTCACAGGCAGCCTAGCTGAGTGGCAGATCTTCAGCCTGTGTAAAAGCCAGCCGGTAAGCATGATGGGGGAATTTCCTGGGGACATGGAATCTATCTTCTGCCCCTGTCTCCAGAGTTCAGTGTTCTCAGGATgatgtgtggcacacacctgtgatgccCACCAGcacatggtagacagaggcaggaggatgttccaTTGGACTTGCCTGGGTGTATAGTGAGGTTCTGGCTCAAAAAGCCAGGGGCTataggtgtagctcagtagtagggcTCTTGGCCTGGTGCATGCAacatcctgagtttgattcccagcacacacccacccccaaaagaaagcaagtagaacacaaaagcaacaaaccGTTCAAGgcctggcaatggtggcacacacctttgatcccagcactcaggagacagaagcaagcagatctctgtgcattcaaggccatcctgttaatacagagtgaattccagaacatccagggctacacagagaaatactatctaaaaaacaaatgaacaaacaaaaaaagacctgTCCAAGTTGCCAAGGTGATGTTACACAtatttgattacataaatatatacaggatttTCCAATtgtacttaaaaattattttgtgtgagttgggtatggtggtgcacaacttaaatcctggcactcaggaggcagaggcaggcagatctctgtgagttggaggccagcctggtctacatatcaaattccaggttagttagagatatacaatgagaccctgtctcaaaaagtatttTGTGGGCTATACCTGTATACATGCACAGGGGCAAGTGCTCCTCAGCACAGAGCCATCCCTACAGCCCCTGTGGGTCTTTTCTTAATTAATGCAGGAGCCCATTGTGGGCATTGTTGGATGACAGTTTGCAAAAGCCTCTCCTTTTACACTGTGGACTGCAGGCACTAAACTCATGTTCTCAGGTaccttttcctgaggaaccatctcagtagcccctacaggtactTTTTAGTAAGACATTATAttggctaaaacaaacaagactggcatATATCACAAGCCTTTGGTCCTAGCACTTGTGGTTATATATGTGGAGAACACATTTTTCCTTCCTGAGTAATGAATGGTTAAACTTCCATAGGTGGTTGAACTTTGTCATCAGCATTGATagccagtgcctttatctgctgtgcTGGCACCATTTTGTCCCCTGctatcaaatctctctctctctgtctctgtctctttttgttttatttgagacagggttactctgtggctttggaagctgtcctgggactcgcttggtagacaaggctggcctcgaacatgCAGAGgagccagcctctgtctcccgagtgctgggattaaaggcaggcaacaccaacgcccggcctatttttctaatttttaaaattattgttttattggGTTGGAAAGATAATTCAGCTATTAAGAGCCTGGGctcctcttgcagagaacccagggtcaattcccaatactcacatggcagctcacagctgttgtgggatattagttgaagatgtgttacgttcttttatgttacatttgtttaactctgtgaagctgtgttactttgctggCCCAACACActtgactggtctaataaagagctgaactgtcaatagctaggcaggagagagggatagacatggctagtgggcagagagaataaatagaagaagagaagaggaaacgTGAAGCAGGAGAAAACGGGGAGAGACAACaacaggggccagccacacagccagcaacagagtaagaaggaaagaaagagataaggaatagagaaaggtaaaagcccagtggcaaaatgtagatgggatgtttttttttaaaaaagatttatttattctgtgtttagAATTCTCCCTGCATATGTGCCTGCCCTGCATgctaggagagggcactggaacattacagatggttgtgagccaccatgtggttgctgggaattaaactcaggacctctgaacaacagccagtgctcttaacctctgagccattgctccagtccctcTAGACAGAATAACTATGCACAACCATCTGCAGtttcagttccaagggacccagcaccctctcacagacatacattcaggcaaaacaccaatgctcatgaaataaaaaaatacataacctTTTACATGGgccatggtggtacacgcctttacccagcacctgggaggcagaggtaggctgaacTCCTCTAGTTAgagtccatcctggtctacagatgtagttccaggacaactagggctacacagagaaatcctgttggggCCCTCTATGGGGTCTGCTGTTCTTCTCGTAACTAAGGTCCACTGTCTTATGATTAGGTGTTTGCTTTCTAGTTCTCTCCTTCAAGCTAAGCCTGTATGCGAGAATGCAAATTATCCACCGATTGAGGGGGGCTTGGGGACAtggaccttgatctgagtaaatttgCACTGTGTCTGCTGTTGGCATATAAGCCTATTCTCCTTTGAAATAAACGgccttctccttgcaagagtgactGGCTGTGTTGTCATTAtttaatcctcagattcccttgcccgAACCCATGAGAAGGTTGTAATTCTGGCTGTAATGACAAGTTCAGGTCCCACTGAGATTtgggaaagaaggggagacacTGAAAGATCACCTGGGACGTCTTTCCAGCATTAAAGTAAGGAACGGGTATATTGAAGATGGGTGCagctagttcttactctcttatggggAACCAGTTGGTCCAATTGTCCAATAAGCAGGGCACCAGTATTAAGTACAAGACAGCAACAGACTTGTTAAAAACTGTACATGCagtcagcccttggtttttaatctctggtgaccttagtattgttgatggggagcaggtgaggatagacctgcaaaggacattacacagagatgggccgaatgccataccaactgttactttttctctgtgccctcttgtcaaagaagcacttcttagtaatattgtggaagtgaaaaagcaggttgaggaagccaaggctgccttAGCAGAGGCTCAGAAACAAGAGTCTGTTAGGTCACTTCAAGCTTCTAATGACACTTCCTTTGGGCCCTCTCCCTCATATTCAGGGGATTAGactaaggaaagggaagaaatggaaaggTACGTTAAATTATAACATAAGCtaaaaaaatgttcccttgagTCTCATCCTCCTGCTGGAAATTCTAgtgctctctgttttcctttggcctttcctgAAAAGCAGAGTGGCCCAGTGATGTTCTCAATCATAGAGATAGTTGCTCCCTAAGGCCAGAATCAGAGAAAGCATTCCCCTCTTAATTATAAGGATATTAAACACCTGAAAGAGGCAGTTATGTCTTATGGGCAACATGTCTCTTTTATTACTCtgaccattttttaattctttgtggccTTGAATTGCATGCCCAGTGATTGGAAACAATTATGTCCAACTGTGCTGTCCaggggaaattattttatttggagaGGTGAAATCCAACAGTTATGTAACCAAATGGTACAGCACAACATGGCTGTCGGTTTCCCTGCAAAGAACTCAGAAATGCTTACTGGTACGGGAGCCTATGCAGACCTAGGTCAACAAATACTTTATGATccagctgtatatgcacagatctcaGCAGCTGCTTGCAGGTCCTATATTTGGGAATAGTGATAATGCCATGTCTATAGTTAGAcaactagcttttaaaaatgccaGCAAGTATTATAAAGAGGCTTTACCACCTCATAAGGCCAAAAGACTCAATGATTATATTTTCCATTCgcatttgtagagatatagatggacaccacattatgggacaagttattgcttctgctatgcagggaaataagaaggtcagtgagggagccagacCTAAGTCATGCTTGGTTGTAGCAAATGGGGTGCACCCTCTAAAGATTAGTCTTCGGCTGGACACCATTCAAACTTTAAATGGTTTTCAGAGGTTTCTGGCTGATATTAATTGGATCAGACctagtttaaaaattactactgttGCGATTCTGCAGGCAGcggaataggaggaggaggaaggcagtaACTCGGCCATAGTCCGGCTCCCGCGCTATTGCTGAACCAGAGCGAGGGAGCAAGTGAGAGGGCACAAGCCTGAAGGCTGCATCGGTTGCCTGAGGCGGGGCACGCCGCAGGGAGAGGCCTGCTGTAAATGAGTGAATATAAACTTGTGGTTGTTGGAGCTGATGGCGTAGGCAAGACTGCCTTGACGGTACAGCTAATTCAGTATCACTTTGTGGATGTATATGATCCTACGATAGAGGACTCCTACAGGAAACAAGTAAAAATTGATGGAGAAACCTGTCTCTTGGACATTCTCGACACAGCAGGTCAAGAGGAGTACAGTGCAATGAGGGACCAGTACATGAGGACTGGGGAgggctttctttgtgtatttgCCATGAATAATACTAAATCATTTGAAGCTATTCACCATTTTAGAGAACAAATTAAAAGAGTAAAAGACTCTGAAGATGTGCCTATGGTCCTAGTAGGGAATAAATGTGATTTGCCTTCTAGAACAGTAGACACAAAACAGGCTCAGGACTTAGCAGGAAGTTATGGGATTCCATTTATTGAAACCTCAGCAAAGACAAGACAGAGAGTGGAGGATGCTTTTTATACATTGGTGAGAGAGATCCGACAGAACAGattgaaaaaaatcagcaaagaagaaaagactTCTGGCCGTGTGAAGAATAAAAAATGCATTGTAATGTAATCTGGGTGTTGATGATGCCTTCTATACATTAGTCCGAGAAAttcaaaatcataaagaaaagatgagcaaagatggtaaaaagaagaaaaagaagtcaaagacAAAGTGTATAATTATGTAAATAGAATTTGTACTCTTTTCTTAAGGCATACTCAAGTAAAAGTGGTAATTTTTGTACATTACACTAAATTATTAGCATTTGTTTTAGCATtacctcatttatttttttctgtttgtgcaaACTTTCAGTTTTTAtcttaaatgcttattttaaaatgacagtggAAACCTCTTTTCTCCAAGTGCCAGTATTCCCTGGCTTTTGGAATTCAACTAGCAATGCCTTTGGAAGAGAGTAAAGACCTGAGACTGTCTTCCAGAGATTTGGTGCATGCAGTTGAGTCCACGCTAATTCTCTTACCAGCTGTGAGCATTGTGTGAACAGGAGTAGTGAAGCTTTTGATCCATCTCTGCTCTGTTTCATCTAGACATTGAGTGATTTAATTAGTAATTACAGCTGCATTGAGACCTAAGACTTTCGAATCACAGAATTTTGGGCTTCCCTTGATTCACTTTTAGCATGTCCTAGAGTTTATCATCCTTCATAAGTGTAGTTAGAGTGGTGAGTGTTGGGACTCAGCCCCCatagggtctctaagagttgttttccagtataaccacaggtacctcctgttttcctaaccTTGTCCCACTAGGATCatgatgtgaaccctttgacctgggatttTGGAAGTTTGTATGCAAGGCTGCTTCACAATATAAGTGAGGAACATTGTCTCAGAAACTGAACCAGGCATCTTGtgattcatccaaatctccaggcttttgcccaatactcggacttagtggtgtCAAAGAGCAGCCACAAAATCAGGTCCCactgagaacagaaaagaaaggagaccctgagagatcacgCTCAGAATGCTggcaagcaagtaaggagttgtgatggtggattgcaaaaggtatgGGAAAATAGATAACTCAACTccaagagagttggattggaatagagatcacagtcaatcacacagagaaagtttaaagagacaaggtactggtaagatttcattttaacattggattaagcaataatgctaagaaaattattaaagaaatccaggaaatctGCCTCTGAGGAATTCCTCCTCCAtgagctacccacc belongs to Cricetulus griseus strain 17A/GY unplaced genomic scaffold, alternate assembly CriGri-PICRH-1.0 unplaced_scaffold_1, whole genome shotgun sequence and includes:
- the LOC113838722 gene encoding GTPase KRas-like isoform X2; translated protein: MSEYKLVVVGADGVGKTALTVQLIQYHFVDVYDPTIEDSYRKQVKIDGETCLLDILDTAGQEEYSAMRDQYMRTGEGFLCVFAMNNTKSFEAIHHFREQIKRVKDSEDVPMVLVGNKCDLPSRTVDTKQAQDLAGSYGIPFIETSAKTRQRVEDAFYTLVREIRQNRLKKINGKKKKKKSKTKCIIM
- the LOC113838722 gene encoding GTPase KRas-like isoform X1; the encoded protein is MSEYKLVVVGADGVGKTALTVQLIQYHFVDVYDPTIEDSYRKQVKIDGETCLLDILDTAGQEEYSAMRDQYMRTGEGFLCVFAMNNTKSFEAIHHFREQIKRVKDSEDVPMVLVGNKCDLPSRTVDTKQAQDLAGSYGIPFIETSAKTRQGVDDAFYTLVREIQNHKEKMSKDGKKKKKKSKTKCIIM